ACCACAGCGACACGATTAAATTTACCGTCACCAGCGATGCCGAAACCGCCTTCAGCGGAGCACACTTCATCTTTGCCCAGATGCGCGTCGGCCAGTACAAAATGCGCGAGCAGGATGAGAAGATCCCTCTGCGCCATGGCGTAGTAGGCCAGGAGACCTGCGGTCCAGGCGGCCTGGCTTACGGTCTGCGCACTATCCTGCCGATGGTCGAGCTTATCGACCTGGTGGAGCAATATGCGGATAAAAAGGCGTGGATCGTGAACTACTCCAACCCCGCGGCGATTGTGGCCGAAGGGGTACGTCGCCTACGTCCTGACGCGCGGGTGCTGAATATCTGTGATATGCCAGTGGCGGCGATGCGTAACATCGGCGCTATTCTGGGGGTCGATCGCCACAAATTACAGGTGGACTACTTTGGCCTGAACCACTTCGGTTGGTTTACCCGTATCCTGGTGGACGGTGAAGACCGCCTGCCCGAGGTGCGTCGTCACGTGGCGCAGTTTGGTCTGCTAACGGAGGACGCCTCGAAGACCGATCCGCAGCACGCCGATCCCTCCTGGGTGAAGACCTGGCGCAACATTAAGCCGATCATGGATCACTTCCCGGACTATCTGCCGAACCCCTATTTGCAATATTACCTGATGCCGAACCAGATTGTTGAGCACCAGGATCCGCACCTGACTCGCGCCAACGAGGTGATGAACGGTCGCGAGAAGAAACTGTTTGCCGCCGCCGAAGAGTACCAGCGCACCGGGATCCTGCCGGATGCCTTCCACGTTGGTGTCCACGGGGCGTTTATCGTCGATGTCGCCTGCTCGCTGGCCTTCGACCTGCGCCAGCGCCATCTGGTGATTGTCGAAAACAAGGGAGCAATCGCTAACCTGCCCTATGACGCCATGGTTGAGGTGCCAGCCTACATTACCGCCAACGGGCCTGAGCCGGTGCGCATGGGCGCGGTGCCGCTGTTCCACCAGACCCTGCTGATGCAGCAGCTGGCCTCTGAGCAACTGCTGGTGGAGGCAACCATTGAGGGTAGCTATGAGAAAGCCCTTCAGGCCTTTACGCTGAACCGTACTGTGCCCACGATGCAGCATGCGAAAGCGATCCTCGACGATATGATCGAGGCCAACCGTGACTACTGGCCACAGTTGCAAAAAGCCTGGCAGGACGGAGAATCTATATAAATTTCTGAAGCCTGCTCGCGGCGTTGCGAGGGTAAACTTGTCGGTGTGAGAAAAAACACCGACAATCCTTTAATCAACACATTAAAGGAGGCCCACCTGCTATGACTACCTCATTTTTCGTTGCTGCCGACTGGCTAATTGAACACGGCGACTCGCCTGACGTACAGATTATTGATGCGCGCATGGCACCGGTTGGCCAGGAGCACAGGGATATGCGCGCCGAGTACCGCGCCGGACACCTTCCGGGCGCGGTCTTTTTCGATATTGAAGCCCTCTCTGACCATACCTCTTCCCTGCCCCACATGCTGCCGCGCCCGGAGGCCTTCGCCGTTGCCATGCGTGAGCTAGGCATCAGCAGCGACAAGCACCTGGTGATTTACGATGAAGGTAACCTCTACTCTGCGCCTCGGGCGTGGTGGATGCTTAAGACCTTTGGCGTGGAGCAGGTATCGATTCTGGCGGGTGGCCTGGCAGGCTGGCAGCGCGACGAGCTGCCGCTTCAGCAGGGTGACGTGACGCTGCCTGAAGCTGAGTTTGAAGCCCACTTTGACGCCGACCGTGTGAAGCGCCTCACTGACGTGCTGCTGATTAGCCATGAGAAAACAGCTCAGCTGGTAGATGCCCGTCCTGCCCCACGCTTTAACGCCGAAGCGGATGAGCCGCGTCCGGGACTGAAGCGCGGTCATATTCCTGGGGCGCTGAACGTGCCGTGGGGCGATCTGGTGTTTGAGGGCGAGTTAAAGACCACCGACGAGCTGAGCGCTGTGTTTGGCCGTCAGGGTGTCGATCTCAACAAGCCGATTGTGGTGAGCTGTGGCTCAGGGGTTACCGCTGCCGTGGTGGCGCTGGCGCTGGAGACGCTGGGTGTAGAGGGCGTTACGCTCTATGACGGCTCATGGAGTGAATGGGGCGCGCGGGACGATCTGCCCGTTGAACCATCCTGAGCATGGACAACCGCCTTGCGCCGTTGCTGTCGCGCGGCGAGTCGCTGACCCGCGCGGAGTATCGCGTGTTGGCCCATCTCACCGCCCACCCGCTTCTGGTGGGCAACATCACCGTGCGCGAGCTGGCCCAGGAGACCTTTGTCTCTACCGCCACCATCATGCGCCTGTGTCAGAAGCTGGGTTTTAGCGGCTACAGCGAGCTGATCTGGTACTGCAAGCAGCTGCTTGCCGATACGCCCCACATCGCGGTCCCGGCGGATGAAACCGCCGATCTCTCGCTGCGGTTTAATCAGTTTATTGCTAACTACCAGCAGACCTTTCGCTGGGCGACGGAGGAGAAGCGCCGTTGTTTCGCCGCTCTGCTGCGTGAGAAAGAGAGCTTTTTTCTCTACGGGGCGGGCTTCTCCTATCTCTTTGCGGAGTATCTCACCAAGAAACTACAGGTGCTGGGCAAGACGGCGTTTATCTCTGGGCCGGGAGACAGCCGCAATATTTTTCTCAGCAACGCCGCCCGCTATGAGGTGTTTATTGCCGTCTCCCGCAGCGGTGAGACGGAGCAGGTGCTGGATAAAGCGCGAATAGCGAAAAACGTTGGCATGACTATCGTGGCGTTTACCCGCGCCTCGGCCAATACCCTGGCGGGCATGGCAGATCTCCATTTCGGACTGTATGACGAGGCGGTGCATTTTGCCGCCGAAGCCGCAGGAGTGACCTCGTTCGAGTCGAACCTGGTGCTGCTGATGGATTTGCTGCTGCTGGAAGCGACGGGGTGAACGCTCACCCCGTCAGAGGAACTAGATAATGCGCTGCTTGAAGTCGCGCAGGAAGCTGCCCCAGCGACGCTCGTAGAAGGGCGTAATGTGCGCCAGCATAAAGTGGCTGATGCCCTTCTCGCCTTCGGCAACGAGGCAGATGTCGACGGGCTCATCGCCCGGCAACGTGTCGGTGGCAACGCTGCCAGCTGACTGGATAATCGCGTCGATGTCGCTGTCGGCCTCAACTTCAATGCCGATCAGCAGGTTGGGCTGGGCGTCAGCCTCCTCTTTGATAGAGCAGAGAAACGCCCGCTTGACCGTTTTCATGGTCTTAAACAGCGTCGTCAAGGAGTCAACCATCTGCGCAGGCGGCTCGGCCACCTCGGAGAGCAGCAGCGCGCTGCCGCCCTCTATGACCATCTGCTGGCTGAGGGGGTTCCCCTCCTCTTTCCCCACCAGGTGGGCGATTTCACTCGGCGTAAACTCTTTGCCCGTCGGCAGCTTGGCGTTGAGGAACAGCGTCTCGCCGAGGGTCATCTCAAACAGGGTACGCACCGGCATTACCACGAAGGCCTGCTCATCCTCAACCGCCTGCTGTAAAGCCTCCAGGGAGGTGAAAAACGGGATCACCGAGGTGCCGTCGTCTTTCTCCCAGTGCTGAATATCCAGGGCGCTATCTTCAACCACCGTCTGGCCCTCTGCCGCCGTACCGGGAACCCAGACGGTGGAGGTCATCAGCGTGCGGAAGAACGCAGGACGGTGACCCGGCTCGGTCGCCGCCTGCTCAAGCAGGGTCTCTAATTCGTTTTTCGTTTCAGACATAGACTCACAACTTCGTAAATCGCCGGGTGGCACTACGCTTACCCGGCCTACGTTATTATTCCGCAGTTAACAGGTTGGCGATGGTACGCACACCCAGACCGGTTGCCCCAGCAGCCCACTGATCCACAGCCGCTTTACGGTAGGTGGCAGAGCAGTCGATATGCAACCAACCTTCACGGTAGTTCTCAACGAAGTGGGAGAGGAAACCGGCGGCGGTGCTGGCTCCCGCCGGGAAAGCGGCGCTGGCAGTGTTGTTCAGTTCGGCAAAGTTAGACGGCAGCTGGCTGCGGTGGAACTCCGCCAGCGGCAAACGCCAGAACGGCTCGTTCTCCGCGCTGGCGCTGGCCAGCAGGCGATTTGCCAGCTTGTCATCGAAGCTCAGCAGCGCGTGGTAGTCGTTGCCAAGGGCGGTTTTTGCCGCGCCGGTCAGCGTTGCCGCGTCGATAATCAGCTCTGGATTTTGCTTCACCGCGTCGATCAGGCCATCGGCTAGCACCAGACGGCCTTCGGCGTCGGTATTCATGATCTCAACGGTTTTGCCGTTGCGGTAGCGAATGATGTCGCCAAGCTTGAAGGCGTTGCCGCTGATCAGGTTATCTGCGCAGCAGAGGTAGAGCTTCACGCGTTTGTTCAGGCCACGCGTAATGGCAAATGCCAGCGCGCCGGTGACCATGGCTGCGCCGCCCATATCGGACTTCATCGAGTCCATAAAAGCACTCTGCTTGATGCTGTAGCCGCCGGAGTCAAAGGTGACGCCTTTGCCAACCAGGCAGGCATAGACCGGGGCGTTTTTATCGCCGGTGGGGTTGTAGTCCAGCGCCAGCAGAACCGGCGTGCGCTCGGAGCCGCGGCCAACGGTATAGATCCCCATGTAGTTCTGCTCGCGCAGATCTTCACCTTTTGTAATGCGGTAAGAGATGTTCTCCCCGCCCACGCCGCTCAGCAGATCCACCGCGCGCTGGGCCAGCTGCTCCGGCCCCAGCTCTTCGGGAGAGGCGTTGATGGCATCGCGCACCCAGTCGATAACGTTGCGGCGGCTCTCCAGCTCTTTCTGCTGGGCATCGTCCAGCGCAGCCCACTCAATTTTGCGGCTGCCTTTCGGCCCGCGGTAGCCCTGCCAGAATGCCCAGCTGCGGTCGACGTCCCAGCCCTCGCCTGCCAGCTGGACGTGCTTAATGCCCATGCCGTCGATTTTGCGCGCCGCGCGCTGGATCAGGCCCAGGTCGTCTGCGCCGGTAAGGTGTAGCGCAACGCCGTCGCTGTTAATGCTGTAAGCTGCTTTCTCGCCCCAGCGCGCATCGGCGGGCTGAGTCGTCAGGGTGATTTTCATGGCTTCGGTTGTCATTATTCTGTCCTTATGATCAAGCCTGCGATGTGAAAACGGGCTACCCGAAGGCAGCCCGCTGTGCATTATGACGCTTCGTCTAACCAGACTAACAGAATCGCTTCCAGAATCTTTTCATTGGATGCGTTTGGTTCGTCATCAAAGTCGTCCAGTTCACAAATCCACTGGTGCATATCGGTAAAGCGCACGGTTTTCGGATCGAGATCCGGGTAAGCGTCATACAGCGCCTCGCCGATTTCACGGCTGTCACTCCACTTCAGGCCCATATCAATGCTCCCGCGCGTGGTTAATAGTATAACGCGGCATCTCGACCACCAGGTCTTCGTCGGTGACGCGAGCCTGACAGCTCAGACGGCTCTCCGGCTCCAGACCCCAGGCTTTATCCAGCATGTCGTCTTCGTCTTCGGTGCTCTCCGCCAGCGAGTCAAAACCTTCACGCACTACGCAGTGGCAGGTGGTGCAGGCACAGGATTTTTCGCAGGCGTGTTCAATCTCAATGCCGTTACGCAGGGCAACGTCAAGAATGGTCTCACCGACATTCGCTTCCAGAACAGCGCCATCCGGACAGAGATCCTGATGGGGCAAAAATACAATCTTTGGCATATTAAACCTCGTCCACAGAGTGGCCCTTCAGCGCTTTACGAACCGACTGGTCCATACGGCGTGCGGCAAACTCCTGGGTTTGTTTGTCTATATTTTTAATGGCTTGCTCTATGGCGTCAGCGTCATCGCCCTCGGCGGCTACACGCAGACGTGCAGCGGCGTCGTCAATAACCTGACGTTCTGCGGCGCTTAACAGCGCGGCATCGGTTCCGAGCGCGCTTTGCAGACTCTCCAGCACGCGCGCGGCCTCCACTTTCTGCTCCGCCAGCATTCGCGCTTTCACGTCTTCGCCAGCAAAGCTCATGGAATCCTGGATCATGGTGGCGATTTCGCCATCGGTCAGCCCGTAGGAGGGTTTAACCTGAATTGAAGCAGCCACGCCGGTGGATTTCTCCATGGCGGTGACGCTCAGCAGGCCGTCGGCGTCCACCTGGAAGGTGACGCGAATGTGTGCCCCGCCAGCAGGCAGCGCCGGGATACCGCGCAGGGTAAAGCGCCCCAGCGAGCGGCAGTCGGCGACCAGCTCACGCTCGCCCTGCATCACGTGGATCGACATGGCGGTCTGGCCATCTTTAAAGGTGGTGAACTCCTGCGCGCGCGCCACCGGAATGGTGGTGTTACGCGGGATCACTTTCTCTACCAGTCCACCCATGGTCTCAAGACCTAGCGACAGCGGGATCACATCCAGCAGCAGCATTTCGCTGTCCGGCTTGTTGCCGACCAGAATATCGGCCTGAATCGCCGCGCCGATGGCAACAACCTTATCGGGATCGATGGTGGTTAGCGGCTGGCGGCCAAAGAACTCGCCGACGCGATCGCGCACCAGCGGCACGCGGGTGGAGCCCCCCACCATTACCACTTCCAGCACCTCGTCGGCCTGAACGCCTGCGTCTTTCAACGCCCGGCGGCAGGAGAGCAGCGTGCGCTTAACCAGGGTAGAGATGAGATCGTTAAACTCGGTGCGGGTGATGGTGCCCTGCCAGCCTGCCACGTTGACGTCGACGCTTTCGGCGTCGCTGAGGGCAATTTTTGCATCGATAGCCGCGTCCAGCAGCTGGCGCTGCAGGCGCGGATCCTGACGATCGCTAATGCCCGCCAGCTCACGAATGCGATCCGCCAGCAGGTGGTCGAAGTCATCGCCGCCCAGCGCGGAGTCGCCGCCGGTGGCCAGGACTTCAAATACCCCACGGCTCAGGCGCAGGATAGAAATATCAAAGGTGCCGCCGCCCAGATCGTAAACGGCGATCACGCCCTCTTTGCCAGAGTCGAGGCCGTAAGCGATGGCTGCCGCCGTCGGCTCGTTAAGCAGACGCAGCACATGCAGGCCCGCCAGCCGCGCGGCGTCTTTGGTGCCCTGACGCTGGGCATCGTCAAAGTAGGCCGGGACGGTGATCACTACGCCGTCCAGCTCGCCCGCCAGCGCTTCCGTAGCACGCGCGGCCAGCGCCTTGAGAATATCGGCAGAGATGCGCACCGGGTTCAGCAGGCCCGCAGCGGTGGCGATCATCGGCAGGCCGTTTTCGCTCGCCTGCAGCTGATACGGCAGATGCGGGTAGCGCGCCTGGATGTCGGCCAGCGAGCGGCCCATCATGCGCTTAACCGAGCTAATGGTATTAGCCGGATCGTTGACCGCATTGCTGCGCGCCTCAAAGCCCACCCGGTGGCCCTGCGGCTGATAGTGCACCACGGACGGCAACAGGTGACGCCCGTCGCTGTCCGGCAGCGTTTGTGCCTGGCCGCTACGCACGGTAGCCACCAGAGAGTGTGTTGTACCCAGATCAATGCCCGCCGCCAGACGACGCTGGTGCGGCGCGGCACTCATGCCCGGCTCACTAATTTGTAATAAGGCCATGTTTGCTTCCGAAATTTAAAAATCGAGCAGCTTTTCTTCGAGTTGTTCTGCTGTGCTGCGTAGTTTATCGAGAAAACGGAGTTTACGCACCGTCTCTGCGGCATCGCTCCACGACTCACCGTCAAGCTGCTCTACCATGGTCTGGTGGCGCGAGGTAAACATCGCCGCGACGCGCTTCAGAAACGCCTCAAGCCGATCGGTATCGCGGGCCTGCTCAATCTCATCCAGCTCTTCACGCAGCTCAAGCTGCTCCATCAGGAAGGCGGTGTCGCGGACGGTGTGCTGCTCGCTGGCGAGGTCGAAACCGTGCAGGGAGAGCAGATACTCGGCGCGCGGCAGCGGATGACGCAGCGTCTGCCATGCCTGGTTGATGGTTGCAGAGTGTTGGACGGCGGCAAGCTGTTCAGCGGAGGTGCCGCTGGCAAACCGGTCGGGATGGTATTGACGTTGCAGATCCTGAAAGCGGGTGGCCAGCGCCTGGGTATCCAGATGATAGCTGGCGGGCAACCCAAAGAGGGTAAAGTAATCCATAACAGTCTCGGGGTTAGGCGGGTTAAAGCAAACCCCACCGCAGAGCAGTGGGGTTGAGTCGTTCAGGCGCGGTTAAACGTGGAAGCTTTCGCCGCAGCCGCACTCATCTTTCACGTTCGGGTTAGTAAACTTAAACCCTTCGTTGAGGCCCTCTTTTACGAAGTCCAGCTGAGTGCCGTTCAGGAACTGCAGGCTTTTGCCATCGACCACGACCTTAACGCCTTTGTCTTCGAACACGGTATCTTCTGCCGCAGGCTCGTCAACAAATTCCAGCACGTAGGCCATACCCGAACAGCCGGAGGTTCTCACCCCCAGGCGCAGGCCAAACCCTTTACCCCGGTTGGCCAGGAAGCTATTTACTCGCGCGGCAGCACTGTCGCTAAGGGTAATCGACATACAAACCTCTGCTCGTTATTTCGCGTCACGTTTGCTTTTGTAGTCCGCAATCGCAGCTTTGATTGCATCTTCCGCCAGGATAGAACAGTGGATCTTAACCGGCGGCAGCTCCAGCTCATCGGCGATGTCGGTGTTTTTAATCGCCTGGGCTTCGTCCAGGGATTTACCTTTCACCCACTCGGTTACGAGGGAGCTGGAGGCGATCGCCGAGCCGCAGCCGTAGGTTTTAAAACGCGCGTCTTCAATGATGCCGTCGTTGTTCACTTTGATCTGCAGCTTCATGACGTCGCCACAGGCCGGTGCACCCACCATGCCGCTACCAACGCTGGCGTCGCTGTTGTC
Above is a genomic segment from Enterobacter sp. C2 containing:
- the hscB gene encoding co-chaperone HscB, with the protein product MDYFTLFGLPASYHLDTQALATRFQDLQRQYHPDRFASGTSAEQLAAVQHSATINQAWQTLRHPLPRAEYLLSLHGFDLASEQHTVRDTAFLMEQLELREELDEIEQARDTDRLEAFLKRVAAMFTSRHQTMVEQLDGESWSDAAETVRKLRFLDKLRSTAEQLEEKLLDF
- the hscA gene encoding Fe-S protein assembly chaperone HscA, whose protein sequence is MALLQISEPGMSAAPHQRRLAAGIDLGTTHSLVATVRSGQAQTLPDSDGRHLLPSVVHYQPQGHRVGFEARSNAVNDPANTISSVKRMMGRSLADIQARYPHLPYQLQASENGLPMIATAAGLLNPVRISADILKALAARATEALAGELDGVVITVPAYFDDAQRQGTKDAARLAGLHVLRLLNEPTAAAIAYGLDSGKEGVIAVYDLGGGTFDISILRLSRGVFEVLATGGDSALGGDDFDHLLADRIRELAGISDRQDPRLQRQLLDAAIDAKIALSDAESVDVNVAGWQGTITRTEFNDLISTLVKRTLLSCRRALKDAGVQADEVLEVVMVGGSTRVPLVRDRVGEFFGRQPLTTIDPDKVVAIGAAIQADILVGNKPDSEMLLLDVIPLSLGLETMGGLVEKVIPRNTTIPVARAQEFTTFKDGQTAMSIHVMQGERELVADCRSLGRFTLRGIPALPAGGAHIRVTFQVDADGLLSVTAMEKSTGVAASIQVKPSYGLTDGEIATMIQDSMSFAGEDVKARMLAEQKVEAARVLESLQSALGTDAALLSAAERQVIDDAAARLRVAAEGDDADAIEQAIKNIDKQTQEFAARRMDQSVRKALKGHSVDEV
- the fdx gene encoding ISC system 2Fe-2S type ferredoxin yields the protein MPKIVFLPHQDLCPDGAVLEANVGETILDVALRNGIEIEHACEKSCACTTCHCVVREGFDSLAESTEDEDDMLDKAWGLEPESRLSCQARVTDEDLVVEMPRYTINHAREH
- a CDS encoding MurR/RpiR family transcriptional regulator, with translation MDNRLAPLLSRGESLTRAEYRVLAHLTAHPLLVGNITVRELAQETFVSTATIMRLCQKLGFSGYSELIWYCKQLLADTPHIAVPADETADLSLRFNQFIANYQQTFRWATEEKRRCFAALLREKESFFLYGAGFSYLFAEYLTKKLQVLGKTAFISGPGDSRNIFLSNAARYEVFIAVSRSGETEQVLDKARIAKNVGMTIVAFTRASANTLAGMADLHFGLYDEAVHFAAEAAGVTSFESNLVLLMDLLLLEATG
- the iscX gene encoding Fe-S cluster assembly protein IscX, giving the protein MGLKWSDSREIGEALYDAYPDLDPKTVRFTDMHQWICELDDFDDEPNASNEKILEAILLVWLDEAS
- the sseA gene encoding 3-mercaptopyruvate sulfurtransferase, giving the protein MTTSFFVAADWLIEHGDSPDVQIIDARMAPVGQEHRDMRAEYRAGHLPGAVFFDIEALSDHTSSLPHMLPRPEAFAVAMRELGISSDKHLVIYDEGNLYSAPRAWWMLKTFGVEQVSILAGGLAGWQRDELPLQQGDVTLPEAEFEAHFDADRVKRLTDVLLISHEKTAQLVDARPAPRFNAEADEPRPGLKRGHIPGALNVPWGDLVFEGELKTTDELSAVFGRQGVDLNKPIVVSCGSGVTAAVVALALETLGVEGVTLYDGSWSEWGARDDLPVEPS
- a CDS encoding 6-phospho-alpha-glucosidase; its protein translation is MLTPPFILSIAGGGSTYTPGIVKSLMVRLEDFPLAEIRLYDIDEARQRTLAPVVEKVIRDHSDTIKFTVTSDAETAFSGAHFIFAQMRVGQYKMREQDEKIPLRHGVVGQETCGPGGLAYGLRTILPMVELIDLVEQYADKKAWIVNYSNPAAIVAEGVRRLRPDARVLNICDMPVAAMRNIGAILGVDRHKLQVDYFGLNHFGWFTRILVDGEDRLPEVRRHVAQFGLLTEDASKTDPQHADPSWVKTWRNIKPIMDHFPDYLPNPYLQYYLMPNQIVEHQDPHLTRANEVMNGREKKLFAAAEEYQRTGILPDAFHVGVHGAFIVDVACSLAFDLRQRHLVIVENKGAIANLPYDAMVEVPAYITANGPEPVRMGAVPLFHQTLLMQQLASEQLLVEATIEGSYEKALQAFTLNRTVPTMQHAKAILDDMIEANRDYWPQLQKAWQDGESI
- the pepB gene encoding aminopeptidase PepB; its protein translation is MTTEAMKITLTTQPADARWGEKAAYSINSDGVALHLTGADDLGLIQRAARKIDGMGIKHVQLAGEGWDVDRSWAFWQGYRGPKGSRKIEWAALDDAQQKELESRRNVIDWVRDAINASPEELGPEQLAQRAVDLLSGVGGENISYRITKGEDLREQNYMGIYTVGRGSERTPVLLALDYNPTGDKNAPVYACLVGKGVTFDSGGYSIKQSAFMDSMKSDMGGAAMVTGALAFAITRGLNKRVKLYLCCADNLISGNAFKLGDIIRYRNGKTVEIMNTDAEGRLVLADGLIDAVKQNPELIIDAATLTGAAKTALGNDYHALLSFDDKLANRLLASASAENEPFWRLPLAEFHRSQLPSNFAELNNTASAAFPAGASTAAGFLSHFVENYREGWLHIDCSATYRKAAVDQWAAGATGLGVRTIANLLTAE
- the iscU gene encoding Fe-S cluster assembly scaffold IscU — its product is MAYSEKVIDHYENPRNVGSFDNSDASVGSGMVGAPACGDVMKLQIKVNNDGIIEDARFKTYGCGSAIASSSLVTEWVKGKSLDEAQAIKNTDIADELELPPVKIHCSILAEDAIKAAIADYKSKRDAK
- the iscA gene encoding iron-sulfur cluster assembly protein IscA yields the protein MSITLSDSAAARVNSFLANRGKGFGLRLGVRTSGCSGMAYVLEFVDEPAAEDTVFEDKGVKVVVDGKSLQFLNGTQLDFVKEGLNEGFKFTNPNVKDECGCGESFHV
- the sseB gene encoding enhanced serine sensitivity protein SseB, with the translated sequence MSETKNELETLLEQAATEPGHRPAFFRTLMTSTVWVPGTAAEGQTVVEDSALDIQHWEKDDGTSVIPFFTSLEALQQAVEDEQAFVVMPVRTLFEMTLGETLFLNAKLPTGKEFTPSEIAHLVGKEEGNPLSQQMVIEGGSALLLSEVAEPPAQMVDSLTTLFKTMKTVKRAFLCSIKEEADAQPNLLIGIEVEADSDIDAIIQSAGSVATDTLPGDEPVDICLVAEGEKGISHFMLAHITPFYERRWGSFLRDFKQRII